The following proteins are co-located in the Cyanobacterium sp. T60_A2020_053 genome:
- the fabG gene encoding 3-oxoacyl-[acyl-carrier-protein] reductase — translation MEKRLKGQVAIITGASRGIGKASALALAEEGAKVVVNYASNSQSAEAVVKEITEAGGEAIAIQADVSQGEAVDNLIKETIKTWGKIDILINNAGITRDTLLLRMKLEDWQKVIDLNLTGVFLCCKAVSKTMLKQRSGKIINISSVAGQMGNPGQANYSAAKAGVIGLTKTLAKEFAPRGVTVNAVAPGFIETDMTSGLQAEEILKMIPLGRYGKPEEVASMILFLCASEGADYITGQVFNVDGGMVM, via the coding sequence ATGGAAAAGAGATTAAAAGGTCAAGTAGCGATAATTACAGGGGCATCAAGAGGTATTGGGAAAGCCAGCGCCCTTGCCCTAGCAGAAGAAGGGGCAAAAGTAGTGGTAAACTATGCTAGTAATAGTCAGTCAGCAGAAGCAGTAGTCAAAGAAATCACTGAAGCTGGGGGAGAAGCTATTGCCATCCAAGCTGATGTTTCCCAAGGGGAAGCGGTGGATAATTTAATCAAAGAAACTATCAAAACATGGGGCAAAATTGATATATTGATCAATAATGCAGGAATTACGAGGGATACTTTACTATTGCGCATGAAGTTGGAAGACTGGCAAAAGGTAATTGATTTAAACTTGACGGGGGTTTTTCTCTGTTGTAAAGCCGTGAGTAAAACTATGTTAAAGCAGAGAAGCGGTAAAATTATTAATATATCGTCAGTAGCAGGGCAAATGGGGAATCCCGGACAAGCCAATTATAGCGCCGCTAAAGCCGGAGTGATTGGTTTAACCAAAACCCTCGCTAAAGAATTTGCACCTCGTGGAGTTACTGTCAATGCTGTAGCGCCCGGTTTTATTGAAACTGATATGACAAGTGGATTACAAGCAGAAGAAATCTTGAAAATGATTCCCCTCGGGCGCTATGGTAAACCAGAAGAAGTTGCTTCTATGATTCTTTTTCTTTGTGCGTCGGAGGGCGCTGATTACATCACAGGGCAAGTGTTTAACGTTGATGGCGGTATGGTAATGTAA
- a CDS encoding copper-translocating P-type ATPase — protein MAQKILEKERFKLKGMSCAGCANSIQNAIGKVNGVEESLVNFAMAEATVTYNPQKTTHQAIIDAVKGAGYHAFVLPPEGLNPEDEARESKREEKALLRRFQFGALISSFLIITSLPMMTGLNIPFIPMWSHHPILQLILTTPVLFWSGRSFWRGALNSLRHGSATMDTLVSLGTGAAYFYSIVITFFPQLVANVEGFDGMVYYETASVIITLLLLGRLLEHRAKRQTSEAITKLLQLGAKTARVIKNGQPQDIPMEEVMVDDIIVVRPGEKIPVDGVIIDGESSLDESMVTGESEPVKRGIGDEVIGATINQRGSFQFRATRVGKDTVLAQIVELVKQAQGSKAPIQKLADQITSWFVPVVMVIALITFLGWWLIGNNFTLALVASVTVLIIACPCALGLATPTSIMVGTGLGASHGILVKGADSLELAHRLKTIVLDKTGTLTVGKPVVTNFITVKGTAHEAEVLRLMASLEQNSEHPLAQAMVDYAQQQEIKPTATVSNFESVSGCGVKGNVDGKLVHIGTQKWFNELGINTTALEKICPADVFSKTNAWIAIDNEIEGLGALSDALKPTSLEAVKQLQKQGLEVIMLTGDNYQTAEKIASEVGIRRFYAGVRPADKTDKIKEIQAQTRHLVGMVGDGINDAPALAQADVGFAIGTGTDVAIASSDITLISGDLRTISSALRLSKATMNNIKQNLFFAYIYNVIGIPVAAGVFYPFFGLLLNPMMAGGAMAFSSVSVVTNALRLRKLKIDQ, from the coding sequence ATGGCACAAAAAATACTAGAAAAAGAACGATTCAAATTAAAAGGCATGAGTTGTGCAGGATGCGCTAATAGTATTCAAAATGCCATCGGTAAAGTTAATGGGGTAGAAGAATCTCTAGTTAATTTTGCTATGGCTGAAGCTACGGTGACTTATAATCCCCAAAAAACCACCCATCAAGCCATTATTGATGCGGTGAAGGGCGCTGGTTATCATGCTTTTGTATTACCACCAGAAGGGTTAAACCCTGAAGATGAAGCGAGGGAAAGTAAACGGGAAGAAAAGGCATTGTTAAGACGTTTTCAGTTTGGCGCCCTCATCAGCAGTTTTTTGATCATCACTTCCTTACCGATGATGACGGGTTTAAATATTCCGTTTATTCCCATGTGGTCACATCATCCTATTTTACAATTAATTTTAACTACCCCCGTGTTATTTTGGTCAGGGCGATCCTTTTGGCGAGGGGCGCTTAATTCCTTGCGCCATGGTAGTGCTACTATGGACACTTTAGTATCTTTGGGGACGGGCGCTGCTTACTTTTATTCAATTGTAATTACTTTTTTCCCTCAACTGGTGGCAAATGTAGAAGGTTTTGATGGCATGGTTTACTATGAAACTGCTTCAGTTATCATCACTTTACTACTGTTGGGGCGTTTACTAGAACATCGCGCCAAGCGTCAAACATCAGAAGCTATCACCAAATTACTACAGTTAGGAGCAAAAACCGCTAGAGTTATCAAAAATGGGCAACCTCAAGATATTCCCATGGAAGAGGTAATGGTGGATGATATTATTGTCGTGCGCCCGGGTGAAAAAATCCCTGTGGATGGGGTAATTATTGACGGGGAATCTTCCCTTGATGAAAGTATGGTGACGGGAGAATCTGAACCTGTCAAACGTGGCATTGGTGATGAGGTAATCGGTGCGACTATTAATCAAAGAGGTAGTTTTCAATTTCGCGCCACGAGAGTTGGTAAAGATACGGTATTGGCACAAATTGTGGAGTTGGTGAAACAGGCGCAGGGTAGCAAAGCGCCCATCCAAAAATTAGCGGATCAAATTACCAGTTGGTTTGTACCAGTAGTGATGGTTATCGCTTTAATTACTTTCCTTGGGTGGTGGTTAATCGGCAATAATTTTACCCTTGCTTTAGTGGCTTCGGTGACTGTTTTAATTATCGCTTGTCCTTGCGCTTTAGGGTTAGCTACTCCCACATCAATTATGGTGGGTACTGGATTAGGGGCTAGTCATGGTATTTTGGTGAAGGGCGCTGATAGTTTGGAGTTGGCACATCGTCTCAAAACTATTGTTTTAGATAAAACTGGCACTTTAACGGTAGGGAAGCCAGTGGTAACGAATTTTATCACGGTAAAAGGCACAGCGCACGAAGCCGAGGTTTTAAGATTAATGGCTAGTTTAGAACAAAATTCAGAACATCCTTTGGCACAAGCTATGGTTGATTATGCCCAACAACAGGAAATTAAACCCACTGCCACGGTAAGTAATTTTGAATCGGTGTCGGGTTGTGGGGTAAAAGGTAATGTTGACGGTAAATTAGTTCATATTGGTACGCAAAAATGGTTCAATGAATTGGGTATTAATACCACTGCTTTAGAGAAAATTTGCCCTGCGGATGTGTTTAGCAAAACTAACGCTTGGATTGCCATTGACAATGAAATTGAGGGGTTAGGGGCGCTGTCTGATGCTCTCAAACCCACATCTCTCGAAGCGGTAAAACAGTTACAAAAACAAGGTTTAGAAGTCATCATGTTAACCGGTGACAATTATCAAACCGCCGAAAAGATCGCCTCTGAAGTGGGTATAAGACGTTTTTACGCTGGAGTGCGCCCGGCGGACAAAACTGACAAAATTAAGGAAATACAGGCACAAACGAGGCATCTCGTCGGGATGGTGGGCGATGGCATCAATGATGCTCCGGCTTTAGCTCAAGCGGATGTGGGTTTTGCCATTGGCACTGGTACAGATGTTGCCATTGCTTCTAGTGATATTACTTTAATTTCGGGGGATTTGCGTACTATTTCCAGCGCCCTTCGCCTCAGTAAAGCAACCATGAATAATATTAAACAAAATCTCTTTTTCGCTTATATTTATAACGTTATTGGTATTCCCGTGGCGGCTGGAGTGTTTTATCCTTTCTTTGGTTTACTACTAAATCCGATGATGGCGGGGGGCGCTATGGCTTTTAGTTCTGTATCAGTAGTGACAAACGCGCTACGGTTAAGAAAATTGAAAATTGATCAGTAA
- a CDS encoding AAA family ATPase encodes MAQLFPSLEQFPNLRQKPTEGELHLINFLVDNFDDSYEIYFQPFLNGDRPDIVLMRKNSGVIIIEVKDWHLKHYRLNHKKQWEVTQNGHDWHGIKSPIDQALAYKQNLYDLHIENLLEKNIREPKYWAIVTCAVYFHCANEAEINDFLTANFQEEKGYLKFLNHQIILGHDSLTKQNFNNIFYKYYFSRKSKYFDEELYNNFKRHLQPPYHTKEEGKELNYSPKQQELIISKSGQQKAKGAAGSGKTCVLAKRAVNALKRIENDYFHQPKIIILTYNITLKNYIHDRISEVREDFNWGNFYITNYHDFITQELNNLGIKIEIPDDFDNWDSESRSKYFETNYYSNVDLFNKNIKKINQYPVIFIDEIQDYKKEWVEIIKKIYLQENGEYVVFGDEKQNVYERKMEEDKKPYTGIGGAWNLLKQSFRLPSNIASLASNFQQEFFVNKYEIEKVEVTDNNLFSSQEHIEYISMFTFSIEEIVNLIKKQVDKHNIHPNDICIQGSKVEVLRAIDYYFRNNQKLKTTTMFETQEMYKNLANSNKNQLKIVIEQIRKNKKYNFWMNSGNTKFSTIHSFKGWEVDTLFLLIEKESKDDRFMTDELIYTAITRCRHRLFIIDLDATRYGKFFESFLSLTY; translated from the coding sequence ATGGCACAATTATTTCCTTCTTTAGAACAATTCCCTAATCTTCGTCAAAAACCAACGGAAGGAGAATTACATTTAATCAATTTTTTGGTTGATAATTTTGATGATTCCTATGAAATCTATTTTCAACCTTTTCTTAATGGCGATCGCCCTGATATTGTTTTGATGAGGAAAAATTCAGGAGTGATAATTATTGAGGTTAAAGATTGGCATTTAAAACACTATAGACTTAATCACAAAAAACAATGGGAAGTCACTCAAAATGGGCATGATTGGCACGGTATAAAATCACCTATTGATCAGGCTTTAGCCTATAAACAAAACCTTTATGACTTACATATTGAGAATTTATTAGAAAAAAATATCAGAGAGCCAAAATATTGGGCAATTGTAACTTGTGCCGTCTATTTTCACTGTGCAAATGAAGCAGAGATCAATGATTTTTTAACCGCTAACTTCCAAGAAGAAAAAGGATATTTAAAATTTTTAAATCATCAAATAATTTTAGGTCATGATTCTTTAACAAAACAAAATTTTAATAATATATTTTACAAATATTATTTCAGTCGTAAATCAAAATATTTTGACGAGGAATTATATAACAATTTTAAACGTCATTTACAACCCCCCTATCATACAAAAGAAGAAGGAAAAGAATTAAATTATAGCCCTAAACAACAAGAATTAATCATTAGCAAAAGTGGTCAGCAAAAGGCGAAGGGCGCTGCTGGTTCTGGCAAAACTTGTGTATTAGCTAAAAGGGCAGTAAATGCTTTAAAAAGAATAGAAAATGACTATTTTCATCAACCAAAAATAATCATACTTACATACAATATTACTCTTAAAAATTATATCCATGATCGAATTAGTGAAGTGAGGGAAGATTTTAATTGGGGCAATTTTTATATTACCAATTACCATGATTTTATTACTCAAGAATTAAATAACTTAGGGATAAAAATAGAAATTCCTGATGATTTTGATAATTGGGATAGTGAAAGTCGCTCAAAATATTTTGAAACGAATTATTATAGTAATGTTGATTTATTTAATAAAAATATAAAGAAAATTAATCAATATCCTGTAATTTTTATAGATGAAATTCAAGATTATAAAAAAGAATGGGTAGAAATAATAAAAAAGATTTATTTACAAGAAAACGGAGAGTATGTAGTTTTTGGAGATGAAAAACAAAATGTTTATGAAAGAAAAATGGAAGAAGATAAAAAACCTTATACAGGAATCGGAGGTGCTTGGAATTTATTAAAACAGTCTTTTCGTTTACCATCAAATATTGCTAGTTTAGCGAGTAATTTTCAACAGGAATTTTTTGTGAATAAATATGAAATCGAGAAAGTCGAAGTTACTGACAATAATTTATTTTCTTCCCAAGAACATATTGAGTATATTTCTATGTTTACATTCTCCATCGAAGAGATAGTTAATTTGATAAAAAAACAGGTAGATAAACATAATATCCATCCTAATGATATTTGTATTCAAGGCTCAAAAGTTGAAGTTTTAAGAGCCATAGATTACTATTTTAGAAATAATCAAAAACTAAAGACAACTACCATGTTTGAAACTCAAGAAATGTATAAAAATTTAGCAAATAGTAATAAAAATCAATTAAAAATTGTTATTGAACAAATAAGAAAAAATAAAAAATACAACTTTTGGATGAATAGTGGTAACACTAAATTCTCAACAATTCACAGTTTTAAAGGTTGGGAAGTTGATACTTTATTTTTATTAATTGAAAAAGAATCAAAAGATGATCGTTTTATGACTGATGAATTAATTTATACTGCCATTACTCGTTGCCGTCACAGGTTATTTATTATAGATTTAGATGCTACCCGTTATGGGAAGTTTTTTGAATCTTTTTTATCATTAACTTATTAG
- the rimK gene encoding 30S ribosomal protein S6--L-glutamate ligase, with amino-acid sequence MKIAILSQDSNLYSTRRIREAGQQRGHEIKVVNYLRCYMNITSHKPSVVYGSKVLENFDAVIPRIGASKTFYGMAVVRQFEVMGVFSANESQAISRSRDKLRCVQILAKEGIGLPVTGFAHDTEDIDGLIETVGGAPLVIKLLEGTQGIGVVLAETYQAAKSVIQAFRGLNANILVQEFIKEAGGADIRCFVVGNKVVAAMKRQGPEGEFRSNLHRGGKAEKIKLTPEERSTAIRSAKAMGLRIAGVDLLRSNHGPVVMEVNSSPGLEGIEKATGVDVADKIIEFIEKNVDTKIKDRIPV; translated from the coding sequence ATGAAAATTGCCATCTTGTCTCAAGATAGTAACCTTTATTCTACCCGAAGAATAAGAGAGGCAGGACAACAAAGAGGTCATGAAATCAAAGTAGTCAACTACCTGAGATGTTACATGAATATTACTTCCCATAAGCCTTCGGTGGTATATGGTAGTAAAGTCCTAGAAAATTTTGATGCTGTTATCCCTCGCATCGGTGCTTCCAAAACTTTTTATGGTATGGCAGTAGTTAGACAGTTTGAGGTGATGGGAGTATTCAGCGCCAATGAATCTCAAGCTATTTCTCGCTCTCGTGACAAGTTACGTTGTGTGCAGATTTTAGCCAAAGAAGGTATCGGTTTACCTGTGACAGGCTTTGCCCATGATACGGAAGATATTGACGGTTTAATTGAAACGGTGGGGGGCGCTCCTCTTGTGATTAAATTATTAGAAGGTACTCAAGGTATCGGCGTAGTTTTAGCGGAAACCTATCAAGCGGCAAAATCTGTTATACAGGCATTTCGAGGACTAAATGCGAATATTCTCGTGCAAGAGTTTATAAAAGAGGCGGGGGGCGCTGATATTCGTTGTTTTGTGGTAGGAAATAAAGTCGTAGCTGCCATGAAAAGACAAGGACCAGAAGGAGAATTTCGCTCTAATCTTCATCGTGGCGGAAAAGCTGAGAAAATCAAACTCACCCCCGAAGAAAGAAGTACAGCCATTCGTTCAGCCAAGGCAATGGGTTTAAGAATTGCTGGAGTTGATCTGCTACGATCCAATCATGGACCTGTGGTAATGGAGGTTAATTCTTCTCCCGGTTTAGAAGGTATTGAAAAAGCCACTGGAGTTGACGTGGCTGATAAAATCATTGAATTTATTGAAAAAAATGTAGATACTAAAATAAAAGACCGTATTCCTGTTTAG